A window of Cryptomeria japonica chromosome 3, Sugi_1.0, whole genome shotgun sequence contains these coding sequences:
- the LOC131075252 gene encoding glycine-rich cell wall structural protein 2 — translation MALRTEILISILLAIVVSCNVEAREGGFFNPPVPVKENAPYLDPKEYYPTGRENKYNSYSGEGQGNGYGNGAGEGGGYKEGVNGYGKGAEYTTQNGGGEAFGNGGGYGSGEWHGSNGGGGYREGGQYGGYNTQFGNGNRYGTGYGAGFGNGNGEYVPNNGYNQENP, via the coding sequence ATGGCTCTCCGCACTGAAATCTTAATCTCAATTCTACTCGCTATTGTAGTGTCTTGTAATGTGGAAGCTAGGGAAGGCGGCTTCTTCAATCCTCCTGTTCCTGTGAAAGAAAACGCCCCTTACCTGGATCCCAAAGAGTATTACCCCACGGGTAGGGAGAACAAGTACAATAGCTATTCCGGTGAAGGGCAGGGCAACGGTTACGGAAATGGTGCGGGTGAAGGTGGCGGCTACAAAGAGGGCGTCAATGGCTACGGTAAAGGCGCTGAATACACTACACAAAACGGCGGCGGAGAAGCTTTTGGCAATGGTGGCGGCTATGGCTCGGGCGAATGGCACGGTTCCAACGGCGGCGGCGGGTATCGAGAGGGTGGCCAATACGGCGGTTACAACACTCAGTTTGGCAATGGTAATCGCTACGGTACAGGCTATGGTGCTGGCTTCGGCAATGGCAACGGAGAATACGTTCCTAACAACGGTTATAATCAGGAAAatccttag